The proteins below are encoded in one region of Asticcacaulis excentricus CB 48:
- a CDS encoding efflux RND transporter periplasmic adaptor subunit: MAALLAACHASPKAETDAPTRVLTYMVRASNGSGTAYAGTIKARVEQTIAFRVGGKIIERKINVGDHVSPGQLLMRLDPTDYNDGLEAAMATVAAARSAAVRANANYERVNSLAASGSISVDTTEQARAAKDSADANLKAAEAQLATIKNQRAYTELRADVAGVVVEIPGEAGMVTAAGQPVIRIAQSGAPEAVVGLPEAGHAVGEVAQATVFGSNNATYTARLRQVSLVADPATRLFEARYVLDAALTDAPLGSTVRVTPAGAKAVTAAMDVPLSALVDKGQGTRVWIIDAQGKVRARPVTVARLNEETASIASGLTQGDVVVAAGAQLLSEGQAVQVIRGGVL, translated from the coding sequence ATGGCCGCCTTACTTGCCGCGTGCCATGCGTCGCCCAAGGCTGAAACCGACGCACCGACGCGCGTCCTGACCTACATGGTTCGTGCGTCTAATGGGTCCGGCACCGCCTACGCGGGCACCATAAAGGCGCGAGTCGAGCAGACCATCGCCTTTCGGGTCGGCGGCAAGATTATCGAGCGAAAGATCAATGTTGGAGACCATGTATCTCCCGGACAGCTACTGATGCGGCTGGATCCGACCGACTACAACGATGGGCTTGAGGCCGCCATGGCCACAGTCGCGGCTGCCCGCAGCGCGGCGGTTCGAGCCAATGCTAATTACGAGCGCGTGAATAGTCTGGCTGCCAGCGGATCAATCTCGGTCGATACGACAGAACAGGCCCGCGCCGCCAAAGACTCAGCCGATGCCAATCTGAAGGCTGCAGAAGCGCAGTTGGCCACGATTAAGAACCAGCGGGCCTACACGGAACTGCGCGCCGATGTCGCGGGTGTGGTGGTCGAAATCCCCGGAGAAGCGGGCATGGTCACTGCCGCCGGACAACCGGTGATCAGGATAGCCCAGTCCGGAGCCCCGGAAGCGGTCGTGGGTCTGCCCGAAGCGGGTCATGCCGTCGGCGAGGTCGCCCAAGCGACTGTTTTCGGCAGCAACAACGCGACCTACACCGCGCGTTTGCGGCAGGTATCGCTCGTTGCCGATCCCGCCACCCGATTGTTTGAAGCTCGGTATGTTCTCGATGCGGCCCTCACCGACGCCCCGCTGGGATCGACGGTACGGGTAACGCCTGCCGGTGCAAAGGCAGTAACGGCTGCAATGGATGTACCTTTGTCCGCTCTAGTGGATAAGGGACAGGGGACCCGGGTCTGGATCATTGACGCTCAGGGTAAGGTTCGCGCCAGACCGGTGACGGTCGCACGGCTTAACGAAGAAACCGCCTCTATCGCCTCTGGTCTCACTCAGGGCGATGTCGTTGTGGCAGCAGGCGCCCAGTTGCTCAGTGAAGGACAGGCCGTGCAGGTCATCCGTGGGGGTGTGCTGTGA
- a CDS encoding oxidoreductase — translation MFNDKVIVITGASSGIGEATAHLLAQKGFRVFAGARRAPTSPPVPNLEFGVLDVTNDASVENFINWVLREAGRIDVLINNAGVSLVGPVEKTSIKEAQGLFDTNVFGPFRLMRAVLPTMREAGQGLIINISSVLGFLPAPFMGVYASSKHALEGLSESLDHEVREFNVRVVLVEPSFTKTNLDTNSAQVSEGFGAYESQVSATLKAVIAQIKSAPAPISVARKILSVITGPYKMREPADGTAKLLSRLRRFMPAGAVDRSLRKSFGLRT, via the coding sequence ATGTTTAACGATAAGGTCATCGTCATTACAGGCGCGTCGTCTGGAATAGGTGAAGCGACCGCTCACCTGCTGGCCCAAAAGGGATTCCGGGTGTTTGCGGGCGCGCGACGTGCGCCGACCTCCCCCCCGGTTCCAAATCTTGAGTTTGGCGTCCTCGACGTTACCAACGACGCTTCAGTTGAAAACTTTATAAATTGGGTTCTGAGAGAAGCGGGCCGAATAGACGTTCTGATTAACAACGCCGGGGTGTCTCTGGTCGGCCCTGTCGAAAAGACGTCGATCAAGGAAGCTCAGGGTCTGTTCGATACGAATGTGTTTGGCCCATTTCGGTTGATGCGTGCCGTTCTGCCGACGATGCGTGAGGCCGGACAAGGGCTGATCATCAATATCAGTTCCGTTTTGGGCTTCCTGCCAGCCCCCTTCATGGGAGTTTATGCCAGCAGCAAGCACGCCCTGGAGGGCTTGTCGGAGTCTTTGGATCATGAGGTGCGCGAGTTCAATGTCAGGGTCGTGCTTGTCGAACCCTCCTTTACCAAAACCAATCTAGACACAAATTCCGCGCAGGTGAGCGAAGGGTTTGGAGCGTATGAAAGTCAGGTCAGTGCGACGCTGAAAGCCGTCATCGCGCAAATCAAGTCTGCCCCGGCACCAATCTCGGTCGCCAGGAAAATCCTCTCGGTCATCACTGGGCCTTATAAGATGCGAGAACCCGCCGACGGCACAGCGAAGCTCCTGAGCCGACTGCGAAGATTCATGCCGGCGGGCGCCGTTGACCGAAGCCTGCGCAAGAGTTTCGGGCTGAGAACCTAG
- a CDS encoding helix-turn-helix domain-containing protein, protein MPTPHNPPAAVRRAMRKLGSDIHDARRRRKLPMAVVAERAFTSRSTLQKVEAGDTNVSIGIYAGVLQALGLLDGLGQIADISNDKVGQALSSADLPKHVHLKRSPVSSRNE, encoded by the coding sequence ATGCCAACTCCACACAACCCTCCTGCCGCTGTGCGACGCGCCATGCGCAAGCTAGGCTCAGACATCCACGATGCCCGTCGGCGTCGTAAGCTTCCCATGGCGGTTGTGGCAGAACGCGCATTCACCTCACGCTCTACATTACAGAAAGTCGAGGCTGGCGACACCAATGTCAGTATAGGCATCTACGCCGGGGTATTGCAGGCGCTTGGGCTACTCGACGGGCTGGGCCAAATCGCTGACATCAGCAATGATAAGGTTGGTCAGGCGCTATCCAGTGCCGACCTGCCAAAGCATGTTCATCTCAAGCGTTCACCCGTATCGTCGCGCAATGAATGA
- a CDS encoding type II toxin-antitoxin system HipA family toxin, with translation MNDFEVHIDLNGQTRPIGLARSNRVRGAETILFEYENAWLADTDRFSLEPALVLSRGTFAPPVGLATFGSIGDSAPDTWGRRLMQRAERRMAEREGRAVRTLTESDYLLGVADETRLGALRFRRAENETFQAPIRAGVPDLIDLGRLLQVTERILRDEDTDEDLQLIFAPGSSLGGARPKASVIDQHGHLSIAKFPKETDDYSMETWEEIALRLAGQAGIATPQHELIEVAGKRVMLSRRFDRNGAIRIPFLSAMAMMGAKDGERGSYPEIVDALAEHGAQGKTDAHALYRRVVFNVLISNVDDHLRNHGFLWLGKAGWSLSPAYDLNPVPTDLKARVLTTNIDLDEGTCSLDLLEQASEYFALTLEQARAIIKEVATVTATWRDTARDVGARSAEVNRMASAFEHDDLARALAL, from the coding sequence ATGAATGACTTCGAAGTCCATATCGATCTGAATGGCCAAACACGCCCGATCGGATTGGCGCGCAGCAATCGCGTCCGCGGCGCTGAGACCATCCTCTTCGAATATGAGAACGCATGGCTGGCAGACACCGACAGGTTCTCGCTGGAGCCCGCCCTCGTTCTGAGCCGCGGCACCTTCGCACCTCCTGTGGGATTGGCGACCTTCGGCTCGATCGGTGACTCTGCCCCCGACACCTGGGGTCGGCGCCTGATGCAACGCGCCGAGCGCCGCATGGCGGAACGCGAAGGAAGGGCTGTGCGTACGCTGACGGAGAGTGACTACCTGCTGGGTGTCGCCGACGAGACTCGACTAGGCGCGTTACGCTTCCGGCGAGCAGAGAATGAGACATTCCAGGCGCCAATCCGCGCCGGTGTGCCGGACCTGATCGACCTTGGCCGGCTACTCCAAGTCACCGAGCGCATTCTCCGCGATGAGGACACGGACGAAGATCTCCAACTGATTTTCGCGCCCGGATCTTCCCTTGGTGGCGCGCGACCGAAAGCGTCAGTGATTGATCAGCATGGCCACCTTTCGATCGCCAAGTTCCCAAAGGAGACCGACGACTACAGCATGGAAACCTGGGAGGAGATCGCATTGCGTCTGGCCGGCCAGGCTGGCATTGCCACGCCTCAGCACGAACTCATCGAGGTCGCCGGCAAAAGGGTTATGCTATCGCGCAGGTTTGATCGGAACGGCGCAATCCGGATTCCATTCTTATCAGCAATGGCAATGATGGGCGCCAAGGACGGTGAACGTGGTAGTTACCCGGAGATAGTCGATGCACTCGCGGAACATGGCGCCCAAGGGAAGACAGACGCCCACGCCCTTTATCGGCGCGTGGTTTTCAACGTGCTGATCTCCAATGTCGATGATCACCTGCGCAACCACGGCTTCCTATGGCTGGGTAAAGCGGGATGGTCACTCTCGCCTGCCTACGATCTGAATCCGGTGCCTACCGACCTTAAAGCACGCGTCCTGACAACAAACATCGACCTTGATGAGGGCACCTGCTCACTCGATCTGCTTGAACAGGCCTCCGAGTATTTCGCCCTAACGCTGGAACAAGCGCGGGCGATCATAAAAGAGGTCGCAACAGTAACGGCAACATGGCGTGACACCGCCAGGGACGTCGGCGCGCGCTCGGCCGAGGTCAATCGCATGGCCAGCGCTTTCGAGCACGACGACTTGGCGCGGGCCCTAGCCTTATGA
- a CDS encoding NAD(P)/FAD-dependent oxidoreductase, whose translation MDHVIIIGGSFAGLAAALQLGRARRKVIVLDTGLQRNRFATRSHGVLGHDDKPPSEILAAARQQLARYPAIRMINARADSISGAIDNFSVFTGDGEAIRARRVILSYGVVDQMPDVPGFAENWGTSVIPCPYCDGFEVADQHWGLVWSGPQSMNQVRLFHDWTDRLTVFSDVHDIAPDIRADLARRKVPVIDGRITGVVRHSRHGSTVNLDTGPNIAVDILFAHPRTKPSASLHETLGLATVNTPTGIVLKTDERRETSIPGIYAAGDLANPGIPSVTTAIWQGAMAGIFAQQSMLV comes from the coding sequence ATGGATCATGTTATAATCATCGGCGGCAGCTTTGCTGGCCTTGCCGCCGCTCTGCAGCTTGGCCGAGCCCGCCGCAAAGTCATCGTTCTTGATACCGGTCTTCAGCGCAACCGATTCGCGACCCGCTCGCACGGTGTGCTCGGGCATGATGACAAACCGCCGTCTGAGATTCTCGCGGCGGCGCGACAGCAGCTCGCTCGCTACCCTGCTATCAGGATGATCAACGCCCGCGCTGACAGCATCTCTGGAGCCATTGACAATTTTTCCGTCTTTACTGGCGATGGTGAAGCCATTCGCGCACGCCGTGTGATCCTGAGCTATGGCGTTGTTGATCAGATGCCTGACGTCCCGGGTTTTGCCGAGAACTGGGGCACATCCGTCATTCCATGCCCCTACTGCGACGGCTTTGAAGTGGCTGACCAGCATTGGGGCCTCGTCTGGTCTGGCCCGCAGTCGATGAACCAGGTTAGGCTATTTCACGATTGGACCGACAGGTTGACGGTTTTCTCTGATGTCCATGACATCGCACCTGACATTCGCGCGGATCTGGCGCGCCGGAAAGTACCTGTCATCGATGGACGGATCACCGGGGTCGTCCGTCACTCGCGTCATGGCTCCACCGTCAACCTCGATACTGGCCCCAATATCGCGGTCGATATCTTGTTTGCACATCCGCGCACCAAACCGTCCGCAAGCTTGCATGAGACACTGGGCCTCGCCACGGTCAATACGCCAACAGGTATTGTACTCAAGACCGACGAGCGGCGCGAAACCAGCATCCCGGGCATCTACGCCGCCGGCGACCTCGCCAATCCCGGTATCCCGTCGGTTACCACGGCCATCTGGCAAGGCGCGATGGCGGGTATCTTTGCACAACAGTCGATGCTGGTTTGA
- a CDS encoding TetR/AcrR family transcriptional regulator, translating to MTEKMTGRRGRPVNQDLHAKIVDVACALFSEFGFQATTMDKVAREAKISKLSIYRHFNSKEALFSAAITTRCQDLAPGYLFEGVKGTAEEQLQAVGNSLLRLLLSEDVKSMEAMIMSDTTNQLALSRLYYEAGPQRFVGQIEDLLRNLHDKQALSVPDPKQSARLFAALFKGADLHYIARFDPETAQRDDVISSYCQAAVGVFLAAHRSA from the coding sequence ATGACTGAAAAAATGACCGGACGTCGCGGGCGGCCTGTCAATCAGGACCTGCATGCAAAAATCGTCGACGTTGCCTGTGCTCTGTTTAGCGAGTTCGGCTTCCAGGCGACGACAATGGATAAGGTTGCGCGCGAAGCCAAGATATCAAAGCTAAGCATTTACAGGCACTTCAATAGCAAGGAGGCGTTGTTCAGCGCCGCGATTACTACGCGGTGCCAGGACTTGGCGCCTGGATATTTATTCGAGGGTGTAAAAGGAACGGCAGAGGAGCAGTTGCAGGCTGTGGGGAACAGCCTGCTACGCCTTTTGCTGAGTGAAGACGTGAAAAGCATGGAAGCCATGATCATGTCTGACACCACTAATCAGTTAGCATTGAGCCGGTTGTACTATGAGGCCGGACCGCAGAGGTTTGTCGGCCAAATAGAAGATTTGTTGCGCAATCTGCACGATAAGCAGGCTCTGTCGGTTCCCGATCCCAAACAATCAGCGCGCCTGTTCGCCGCGCTGTTTAAGGGCGCTGACCTGCATTATATTGCCCGTTTCGACCCTGAAACGGCGCAGCGCGACGATGTGATATCGTCATATTGTCAGGCGGCGGTCGGTGTTTTTCTTGCGGCTCACCGGTCAGCATAG
- a CDS encoding efflux transporter outer membrane subunit — MRKYLSLLPVAALLSACSTPTAHFPSAPLPSTWPVTQAPAYVNKVWWTQGSDNVLLNLLATADQQSHDIRIATARLQEARAAHTTARSLLFPDIAAAGVVQRGDVGLTYGNRTINIAQGELDASYDLDLFGGLKARSKAAKAGAAAAESSLEDVKGAVRLEIIAAYIGLRQCQQNLASLQITSASAHDIADSLREQWQKGLITEGQWRTADSEARAADMGVSRYTDACEQYINVLSVLTGDDEMALRETLTTPGKMPTLRHTEAINTPMPILRDRPDMRIAESNLTAARASTRSAQAALFPNLSIGAFFGRQDTSVGPSVDVWNTAATVYWPLLNFGRIKGQINAASAREVQAYEGYRLTAIAALADVRTKWVALEQAELRARLADADLEAALRRHDEADRQYRAGLTPKIAWQASHIQLETARRALTDTEADRSLKAAALYRAQGL; from the coding sequence ATGCGTAAGTATCTGTCGCTGTTACCCGTGGCGGCTCTGTTGAGCGCCTGCTCAACCCCCACCGCTCATTTTCCCTCCGCTCCATTACCGTCCACGTGGCCGGTAACTCAGGCACCCGCCTATGTGAATAAAGTCTGGTGGACCCAAGGCAGCGATAATGTCCTCCTGAACCTGCTGGCGACGGCGGATCAGCAAAGCCATGACATCCGGATCGCGACCGCCCGCCTGCAGGAGGCCCGGGCTGCCCATACCACCGCGAGGTCATTGCTGTTCCCGGATATTGCCGCTGCGGGTGTCGTTCAGCGCGGCGATGTCGGTCTGACCTATGGCAACCGAACCATCAACATCGCGCAGGGCGAACTGGACGCCAGCTACGATCTCGATCTGTTTGGTGGCTTGAAAGCCCGGTCAAAAGCGGCCAAAGCCGGGGCCGCCGCAGCTGAGTCCTCTCTGGAGGATGTGAAGGGCGCGGTAAGGCTGGAAATCATTGCCGCCTACATCGGTTTGCGTCAGTGTCAGCAAAATCTTGCCAGCCTTCAGATAACTTCGGCATCGGCCCATGACATTGCCGACAGCCTTCGCGAGCAGTGGCAAAAAGGTCTGATTACCGAAGGGCAATGGCGCACGGCAGACAGCGAGGCGAGAGCAGCGGATATGGGCGTCAGCCGATACACCGACGCCTGCGAGCAATATATCAATGTGCTCAGTGTCCTCACCGGCGATGATGAAATGGCTTTGCGGGAAACGCTGACCACCCCCGGCAAGATGCCAACATTACGTCATACTGAAGCCATCAACACACCGATGCCGATCCTGCGTGACCGCCCGGATATGCGCATCGCCGAATCCAACCTGACCGCGGCACGGGCATCCACCCGCTCCGCTCAGGCCGCGCTGTTTCCGAACCTATCGATAGGGGCCTTCTTCGGACGTCAGGATACAAGCGTTGGCCCGTCGGTTGACGTATGGAACACCGCCGCCACCGTCTACTGGCCACTTCTCAATTTTGGCAGGATCAAGGGTCAGATCAACGCCGCTTCCGCCCGAGAGGTTCAGGCCTATGAAGGCTATCGCCTTACGGCCATTGCGGCGCTTGCCGATGTACGCACCAAATGGGTTGCGCTGGAGCAAGCGGAACTTCGCGCTAGACTGGCCGATGCCGATCTGGAGGCGGCCCTGCGCCGCCATGACGAGGCTGATCGCCAGTACAGGGCGGGCCTGACACCGAAGATCGCGTGGCAGGCCTCGCACATTCAACTGGAAACAGCCCGCCGTGCCCTAACAGATACAGAAGCGGACCGCTCGTTGAAAGCGGCTGCACTTTATCGTGCTCAGGGGCTCTGA
- a CDS encoding cupin domain-containing protein encodes MVVVDERTIEKTEPNPHGRIGLSTSYRISDQAPNRSMEFRKRILHPGSAIGLHPIDHDEVYYVISGTGEVTSDGIAKPLSAGMAAYLYSGSEVGIKQTGSEPLTLIIAYPLKERKP; translated from the coding sequence ATGGTCGTCGTCGACGAACGCACCATAGAAAAGACCGAACCCAACCCGCACGGAAGGATCGGATTAAGCACCTCCTACCGCATCAGCGATCAGGCCCCTAACCGCAGCATGGAGTTCCGCAAGCGCATCCTGCACCCAGGTTCGGCCATCGGGTTGCACCCTATCGACCATGATGAGGTCTATTATGTGATCTCAGGGACGGGCGAAGTCACCTCGGACGGAATTGCAAAACCGCTCAGCGCCGGTATGGCGGCCTATCTCTATAGCGGAAGCGAGGTGGGTATCAAACAAACAGGGTCAGAGCCGCTAACACTGATTATTGCCTATCCCTTGAAAGAACGAAAACCGTAG
- a CDS encoding efflux RND transporter permease subunit has protein sequence MSFPNLSALAVRERAVTLFLILAVLAAGTFAFIKLGRAEDPRFTVKIMTVTAVWPGATAKEMDENVGDILEKRLQELQYYDRVETTAQPGVLQAKVILKDSTPPAAVPDQFYQVRKKLADEARNLPRGVYGPFFDDEFGDVYFSLYAIQSKGLPNRDLVKQAETLRQQLLQVPGVQKVRILGERPQAIFVEVPQAKLTTLGVNAQDIMAALAGRNDVTPSGSVDTAGPRIQIRLDTGLTSLEDVRNVTLSVRGQLLRIGDFAEVRRGYEDPATYEINHAGQPAVVLGVVMAPRYNGLTLGKALEKEEAAIHAQLPLGLSVTKISDQAKVIHHSVDEFMMKFLVALGVVMLVSLVALGFRVGLVVAAAVPLTLAIVFVIMLLTGRDFDRITLGALIISLGLLVDDAIIAIEMMVVKLEEGYDRVKAATYAWTTTAAPMLSGTLVTILGFIPVGFAQSSAGEYAGNIFWVVGFALITSWVVAVTFTPYLGVVMLPDIKPKPGHHAMYDSKAYTAFRKLVRLTVDHRILTIAITVGLFLLSGAGMIVVKKQFFPNSDRTELTVEVKMPVGSAFEATKAVTARIEADAMKQPEATDVSAYLGQGAPRFFFSLNPELPNPAYAQVVIQTKDVEARAKLKERLRKWVKEGRYPQARVRVTQFVFGPPVPYPVLFRVIGPDEAGIMKVAEKVRSVLAENPNVMDPHLDWGEKTPIMRYVIDDARLAQLNLTRQAVDLQLRGLVSGAPATQMREGTRTVDVVLKTPADERRSPSDLVGMTVTNTLGQAIPLSVVVHQVPDTESQQIKRYDRDLYVSVQGDVREGLQPPDVTAELLPKLEAIKAALPAGYRIETGGSVEESAKANVALVAVVPVMILLTLVVLMIQVRAFSTMWMVFATAPLGLVGAVPAMLLFNQPFGFNAILALVGLSGILMRNTLILVQQISDNKKEGATDYDAVVEATVRRARPVILTAAAAMLAFIPLTHSVFWGSLAFVLIGGVGVGTILTLVFLPALYSFWFNVRKPQSETSHA, from the coding sequence GTGAGTTTTCCCAACCTGTCTGCGCTTGCGGTGCGCGAGCGTGCCGTCACCCTATTTCTTATTCTGGCCGTGCTGGCCGCCGGCACCTTCGCCTTCATCAAACTGGGCCGTGCCGAAGACCCGCGCTTTACGGTCAAGATCATGACCGTGACGGCGGTCTGGCCCGGTGCCACCGCCAAAGAGATGGATGAAAATGTAGGTGACATTCTAGAGAAACGCCTTCAGGAACTGCAATACTATGATCGCGTTGAAACGACGGCGCAGCCCGGTGTGTTGCAGGCCAAGGTCATCCTGAAGGACTCGACACCGCCCGCCGCAGTGCCGGATCAGTTTTATCAGGTGCGCAAGAAGCTCGCCGACGAAGCGCGCAACCTGCCCAGAGGCGTATACGGCCCCTTCTTTGACGACGAATTCGGTGACGTTTATTTTTCGTTGTACGCGATCCAGTCAAAGGGTCTGCCGAACCGGGACCTTGTGAAACAGGCCGAAACCCTTCGCCAGCAACTGCTTCAGGTGCCGGGCGTACAAAAGGTCAGGATTCTGGGCGAACGGCCCCAGGCCATATTCGTCGAAGTCCCACAGGCCAAACTGACGACCCTGGGCGTCAATGCGCAGGACATCATGGCCGCACTGGCCGGCCGCAATGACGTAACCCCCTCCGGTTCGGTAGATACGGCCGGACCGAGAATACAAATCCGTCTGGACACCGGCCTGACCTCGCTTGAGGATGTAAGAAACGTAACGCTCAGCGTGCGCGGTCAATTATTGCGTATAGGCGACTTTGCCGAGGTCCGCAGAGGTTACGAAGATCCGGCCACCTATGAGATCAATCATGCCGGTCAGCCCGCCGTTGTGCTCGGCGTCGTCATGGCCCCGCGCTATAATGGCCTGACTCTGGGCAAGGCGCTCGAAAAAGAAGAAGCGGCCATACACGCCCAGTTACCGCTCGGACTATCCGTCACCAAAATCTCGGATCAAGCCAAAGTCATACACCACTCCGTCGATGAATTCATGATGAAGTTCCTCGTGGCTCTGGGCGTGGTGATGCTGGTGTCACTGGTGGCGCTGGGGTTCCGGGTCGGCCTTGTTGTGGCCGCCGCCGTGCCGCTGACCCTGGCGATTGTCTTTGTCATCATGCTGCTCACGGGACGGGACTTTGACCGCATCACGCTCGGCGCCCTGATTATCTCTTTGGGGCTTCTCGTCGATGATGCCATCATCGCCATCGAGATGATGGTGGTAAAGCTGGAAGAGGGCTATGACCGCGTCAAGGCCGCGACCTACGCGTGGACCACGACCGCTGCGCCCATGCTGTCCGGGACGCTGGTGACAATCCTTGGCTTTATTCCCGTCGGTTTTGCCCAGTCATCCGCCGGGGAGTATGCGGGGAATATCTTCTGGGTCGTGGGCTTTGCCCTGATTACCTCGTGGGTCGTTGCAGTCACCTTCACGCCTTATCTGGGCGTGGTTATGCTCCCGGATATTAAACCCAAGCCCGGCCATCATGCCATGTACGACAGTAAAGCGTACACGGCCTTCCGCAAGCTGGTCAGACTGACGGTGGATCACCGCATTCTGACGATTGCCATTACCGTGGGCCTGTTTTTGCTCTCAGGGGCGGGCATGATCGTGGTCAAAAAGCAGTTCTTCCCCAATTCTGACCGCACCGAACTTACCGTCGAAGTCAAGATGCCCGTAGGCTCGGCGTTTGAGGCCACCAAGGCGGTGACGGCGCGCATCGAAGCCGACGCGATGAAGCAGCCGGAGGCAACCGACGTTTCGGCCTATCTGGGACAGGGGGCGCCGCGCTTCTTCTTCTCGCTAAATCCGGAACTGCCCAATCCCGCCTATGCGCAGGTCGTTATCCAGACGAAGGACGTCGAAGCGCGCGCGAAACTCAAAGAACGCCTGCGAAAGTGGGTAAAGGAAGGGCGCTACCCACAGGCGCGCGTACGTGTGACCCAGTTCGTGTTTGGCCCGCCCGTCCCCTACCCTGTGCTCTTCCGCGTCATTGGCCCCGATGAAGCGGGAATCATGAAGGTGGCCGAAAAGGTGCGCAGCGTTCTTGCAGAAAACCCCAATGTCATGGATCCGCATCTGGACTGGGGGGAGAAGACGCCAATCATGCGCTATGTCATTGACGACGCCCGTCTGGCGCAGCTTAACCTGACCCGTCAGGCTGTGGATCTGCAACTGCGCGGCCTCGTCTCCGGCGCCCCAGCGACCCAGATGCGTGAGGGTACGCGCACTGTCGATGTCGTGCTGAAAACCCCTGCCGATGAGCGACGCTCCCCGTCAGACCTGGTCGGGATGACTGTTACCAACACGCTGGGTCAGGCGATCCCCTTAAGTGTCGTCGTCCATCAGGTGCCCGATACCGAAAGCCAGCAGATCAAGCGCTATGACCGTGATCTCTATGTCAGCGTTCAGGGGGATGTTCGCGAGGGCCTTCAGCCACCGGACGTAACCGCAGAACTACTGCCAAAGCTTGAGGCCATCAAGGCGGCCCTGCCCGCGGGATATCGCATCGAAACCGGCGGTTCAGTTGAAGAAAGCGCCAAGGCCAATGTCGCCCTTGTGGCCGTGGTCCCGGTCATGATCCTTCTGACGCTGGTGGTGCTGATGATACAGGTGCGCGCGTTCTCGACCATGTGGATGGTCTTTGCGACCGCTCCGCTCGGCCTGGTCGGCGCGGTTCCCGCCATGCTTTTGTTCAATCAGCCCTTTGGCTTCAATGCCATTCTGGCACTGGTCGGCCTGTCAGGCATCTTGATGCGCAACACGCTCATCCTTGTGCAACAGATCAGCGACAACAAAAAAGAGGGCGCGACAGATTATGACGCCGTCGTCGAAGCCACGGTCAGGCGGGCCCGTCCAGTCATCTTGACGGCAGCGGCCGCGATGCTGGCCTTCATCCCCCTCACCCATTCGGTCTTCTGGGGTTCTCTGGCTTTCGTTCTGATCGGCGGCGTCGGTGTGGGCACCATTCTGACGCTGGTATTCCTGCCTGCCCTCTATTCGTTCTGGTTCAATGTCCGCAAGCCGCAAAGCGAGACGTCACATGCGTAA
- the kdgD gene encoding 5-dehydro-4-deoxyglucarate dehydratase yields the protein MAGISPKDMAQTIGMGLLSFPVTHFDSDNRFDEGPYRQHCAWMLEKPLAGLFAAGGTGEFFSLSLTEVRNVVAAAVKETNSKVPVVAGCGYGTQIAIELAQSAEQSGADGILLLPPYLISGKPDGFEAHIDAVCKSTSLGVIVYNRDNGIIEDEALARLCDNNPNLVGYKDGVGDIELMTRIYTRLGDRLTYIGGLPTAETFAAPYLKMGVTTYSSAIFNFLPDWALDFYKAVRAEDQATVLAGLRDFVMPYIALRNKGKGYAVSIVKAGMQAIGRPAGPVRTPLTDLSESEMAELKALIAKVQPTALKTAA from the coding sequence ATGGCTGGCATTAGTCCCAAGGATATGGCGCAAACGATTGGTATGGGGCTGCTGTCTTTCCCAGTGACGCATTTCGATAGCGACAACCGTTTCGATGAAGGCCCATATCGTCAACATTGCGCGTGGATGCTGGAAAAGCCTCTGGCCGGTCTGTTTGCCGCCGGGGGTACAGGAGAATTCTTCTCGCTTAGCCTGACCGAGGTGCGCAACGTGGTCGCTGCGGCGGTCAAAGAAACCAACAGCAAGGTGCCGGTCGTGGCCGGTTGCGGCTACGGCACCCAAATCGCCATCGAACTGGCTCAGTCGGCGGAGCAGTCCGGCGCCGACGGCATTCTGCTGTTGCCGCCCTACCTGATCAGCGGCAAGCCGGACGGTTTCGAAGCCCATATTGATGCCGTGTGTAAATCGACCTCTCTGGGCGTCATCGTTTATAATCGCGACAACGGCATCATCGAGGACGAGGCGCTGGCGCGCCTGTGCGACAACAACCCGAATCTGGTGGGTTATAAGGACGGCGTCGGCGATATCGAACTGATGACGCGGATCTATACGCGTTTGGGTGACCGCCTGACCTATATCGGCGGCCTGCCCACAGCCGAAACCTTTGCCGCGCCCTATCTCAAGATGGGTGTCACCACGTATTCGTCAGCTATTTTCAACTTCCTGCCAGATTGGGCCCTGGACTTCTATAAGGCCGTGCGGGCCGAAGATCAGGCGACGGTTCTGGCCGGGCTGCGCGATTTTGTCATGCCCTACATTGCCCTTCGAAATAAGGGCAAAGGCTATGCCGTTTCCATAGTTAAGGCGGGTATGCAAGCGATAGGCCGCCCGGCCGGGCCGGTGCGCACACCTCTGACCGATCTCAGTGAGTCGGAAATGGCTGAGCTTAAGGCCTTGATCGCAAAGGTGCAGCCAACCGCCCTTAAGACGGCCGCATGA